The Henningerozyma blattae CBS 6284 chromosome 9, complete genome DNA segment CGGTATCAATAGAATAATCAATTCGAGATGGCGATCTAGTTCTTGATCTAGCAGAATTTAAAGTATCGACAGTATCAGTTTCTTGTTTAGATGGACTCATAATTTCCAGTTTCTTAGTTTAAGTACGATTTATAAGATTGGTTACTAGATACACCTGATATACTTCGATTTTCTAAGAGTCTTTACTTCTTGATgctaattttatttattaattatctACATTTTCCAATACATGGAGCATTTCAATAGTAAATTTACCAGATATCATGACcagaaaaatgaaaataaggCTAATAACTAGAAATCACGTGACCTAAAATGGAATGCTCCTTATTTAAAgttatttttcataaaactagaaacaaaacaaaagatTAAGTTAGTtcatgaaataaaataaaatgtgATGTATTATACACCGCTACACCTATATATCGACTTTAGATAGCAATTAATATACGTTAATAGCATGTTGTCTACAATGGCAAGGATCTGAAAAGttattcttcaattttctcataattcttttagcttTTTTGACAAAAAGTTTCTGGtaaattttaatgttaCATTTATGTAGTCATTAGTTAGTTTTATGATATTATAAAGCTATTCTTCTGTCtttgatataatattaCCAAATGAAGTATCTTACCTAATTCGGGCAAACTTAGGCTgctaaaaaatttcaaaaagaaatttgaaaaaaataaaaattcatctCATCTCATCGTAAATTCTTTAAGTTCCCAATTAATAACAAACGCTGCAAAATTTAAGAGAATAAAGAAAGTGTAACAACTACTCTGTTGGAAAATCAATAATACTAAGTagtatatatttgatttattttcataGAAGTTTGGTACACTCCGCAGATTATTCAATTTGACAATCTTTTTTACTCAAGTAAGGTATCACAAGTTGAAAGATAATGTCATCTTCAAGACCAAGAATTGTCACATCTAAGGCTCCAATATTACCTCAGCAAACTACACCTGAGCAGCGTTATTGGCGCCAATATTCTTCGGCCCAACTAGTTAAGGAACATAATTCCGTTACTCACTTAGCCTTTAACCCACAACATCCTTATGATTTTGCAGTTACCTCTTCTACAAGagttcaaatattttcttcgAGAACCAGACAAGTAGTGAAAACTTTTTCTAGATTTAAGGATGTCGTTTATTCAGCATCTTTTAGAAATGATGGTAAGCTATTAGTTGCTGGTGATGCTACAGGTTTGGTATCAGTTTATGATAGCTATAATCCAAGgactttattattatcaatcaATGCATCTTCACATCCAACTCATGTAACTAAATTTCATGCACATGATACAACTACCCTTTTAACTTCAAGTGATGATAGAGTGACTAGATTGTGGGATATTTCGCATGCATATGAACCTATAAGCGAGTTTACAGGAGCTTCAGATTATGTGCGTACTGCTTGTTTCATACCCTCAGCCCCACAGTTAGTTGTAACTGGTTCTTATGATGGCTTTATTAGATTATATGATTCAAGagcaaataattcatccCCAATATATTCTATGAAACACGAGCAACCAGTTGAGGATGTTATAGCCATTTCTCCAACTCAGCTGGTATCTTGTGGGGGTTCCAATTTCAAAGTTTGGGATTTAACgagtaataaaaaattatatgaaCGTggtaattttaataaaaccGTTACATGCTTAGATTATGTTGACAACTTAAACTCACCTATGCAAAATGCTTTAATTGCTTCATCCTTAGACGGACATGTTAAAGTATTTGATCCATTAGATAATTTCCGTGTAAAATTTGGCTGGAAATTTTCTAGTGCAGTATTAAGCTGTGCTCTATCTCCTAGTGATGCCCAGAACGGTAACAGACATCTTGTTGCAGGTTTATCATCTGGTATTTTAGCTATTAGaacaaaattaaagaaaaatgaaaacgAAGCTGATAAAAACTCTACACCTAAAGCTACTAAGAGTAATACTTACTTAAGAATGATGCGTGGTTCTGAGTATAAGGGTGATCAAGAGCATATTATTCATGATGACAAATTAAAAAGCCAACGTCGTATACGagcatttgaaaaaaaaatcaatcaGTTTAAATGGAGCGAAGCCTTGGACGTAGCATTCTCTCCTGGTATGGCTAAAGAATTGACCTTAACTATATTGCAAGAATTGCGTAAAAGAGGAAAAACTCGTGCCGCACTATATGATAGAGATGAAAGTTCATTACAACCACTATTAAATTGGTGTATTAAGGGTATAGAAGATGTCAGATCGGCCCCTATTGTAGCGGATTGGATTGCAGTTGTGTTAGAATTATATGGGAAAACATTAGAAAACTCACCAGTACTACAGGAAATGATTGTCACCTTAAAGAACAAGGTTAGAACCGAAATCCATAAGGCCAAGGAAGCCCAAAAAATTGAAGGTATGCTGCAATTATTAACTAActaatttttgtaattaaCACTCTTATTGTAGATAGAGCTATGGTTTATAGGAAGAATTTCTATAATTACTGCATTTTATTCTTCTCTATACAAATAAATGTATCATATATATTGacgtaataatattttttttggatttaaTACAAATTGACAAGCGTTTGCTAACGATTTCTGAAATTTTAACGTAATAATGTGTGAAAATACAAACATACAGTACAAAGTTATCAAATATTGGAACTGAAACAATCTATAAGaagtatatttataaaatctATATAATTTAGCGACGTCCACGGTTTCTAAAGTTGGCTTTTTTCCTTAATTTTAATCttctaaaattattactaacTAAATTATACTTTTTGGGCCTCTTCTTTTTAGTAGTAATCTTCTGCTCCACTATATCTTCTTCTATATCCTCCTCAGTACTATCCTCAGATTCAGTCT contains these protein-coding regions:
- the UTP15 gene encoding snoRNA-binding rRNA-processing protein UTP15 (similar to Saccharomyces cerevisiae UTP15 (YMR093W); ancestral locus Anc_2.469), with the translated sequence MSSSRPRIVTSKAPILPQQTTPEQRYWRQYSSAQLVKEHNSVTHLAFNPQHPYDFAVTSSTRVQIFSSRTRQVVKTFSRFKDVVYSASFRNDGKLLVAGDATGLVSVYDSYNPRTLLLSINASSHPTHVTKFHAHDTTTLLTSSDDRVTRLWDISHAYEPISEFTGASDYVRTACFIPSAPQLVVTGSYDGFIRLYDSRANNSSPIYSMKHEQPVEDVIAISPTQLVSCGGSNFKVWDLTSNKKLYERGNFNKTVTCLDYVDNLNSPMQNALIASSLDGHVKVFDPLDNFRVKFGWKFSSAVLSCALSPSDAQNGNRHLVAGLSSGILAIRTKLKKNENEADKNSTPKATKSNTYLRMMRGSEYKGDQEHIIHDDKLKSQRRIRAFEKKINQFKWSEALDVAFSPGMAKELTLTILQELRKRGKTRAALYDRDESSLQPLLNWCIKGIEDVRSAPIVADWIAVVLELYGKTLENSPVLQEMIVTLKNKVRTEIHKAKEAQKIEGMLQLLTN